GCCAACACCCTGTATGAAATCGAAATGTACGGTTCCGAGATCAAGCAGGTGCTGGAAGACGCCATTGAAAACATTGCCCAAGGCGGTTCCACCGGCGGCTTCCCTTATGCCTACGCCCTCAAGTACGATGTCGATGCCACCCAGGCGTTCGGCAGCCGGGTGAGCAACCTCGAATACAAAGCGCGCGGCAGTGAAAATTATGTCAGCCTGGAGGACAACACCCTCTATGTGGTCATCACCAACAGCTATACCGCTGCGGGCCGTGATGGCTACGAAACCTTCGGCACGGTTCAGGAAGAACGCGGTCTGGGCGTCGACACCTACCTCGATTATGCCCTGTCTTTCGTCAACTACGTCGAAGGGCTCACAGAAGCCGGTGAAACCCTTGTGAAGCTGCCGCCTGAAGACCACTGCATCAAGAGCTACATCGCAACACCGGATACGACGGACAACCTGTAACCGGCAATTCGATGCAACAAATAAAAAGGGTGGAGCGATGATGATCGCTCCACCCTTTTTATTCTTCGTTGTTACTTGAGTTTACCCCGGCTGATGACACACCATGCATTCCTCTTTATGAGGATGCGCTTCGGGCAGGCTCGCGACAGGATGACACCGGCGACAGCCCTGCTCCACCTCAACCCGGCGTTGGCCCTGCTCCAGTTGACTGAAGAACGCCTGATGATCCCCATCCTTCGGCACATTCGGCCCGAGTTTTTTCCCGGTACCCAGAACCACGACAATCAGAACAGCGACAGCTCCACCGGCAAAAGCCAGGTCTTTTCCAGATAGTTTCATACTCTTCCCTCATTATTGGCGGGTTTCATCCCCCAACTATACGGAGTCCTGATCGCAACCGCAATGCTCAACCCGATCACCGTTCATTGCTGCCGGATCAAACGTCTGGCAGTGTCGCACTCTTAGGCGATGACAGCTCCGGCCAGCATCTTCTTTAACGACGGCTGATTGCGAAGAATTCTGCTCACGACATAGTCCTGGTAGTCGTCAGGAAAATCATGCTCTTGCATGCCGATCAACAGATGACGCACATAATCCAGCTCAGTTTGCAGATGTTCCTGCGGATCGATCACCCGATACGTCCAGACTGAAATCGGTTCATCACTGCCACGGGTCAACACGGCAATCTGTTCGCGACGATAGGACTGCCCTTCATTTTCAATCCGATCCAGGGTCATATGGCTGTGATGGCCGAAAACCAGATGATCCGCAATCCTATAAAGCACGCCGTAAATCGCTCGTCCCGCCTCGTCAGCAACCAGATCCGCCGCGGCACAGTTATTGTGGTGACTCCACACGGTAAAATCGAGCTGATAACAGGCAACCGTGCGTGCCACACCGACAACCTGTGCGCCTCCGTCCAGACGATCCGGCCCATTGAGGCGCGCCGTGGAAAGGTTCGAGCCGTATTGAAAAACCAACGCCATTGTCAAAACCTCCTTGCCGGGTTCACAGCAGGTTGCTTTTGAGAAATCCGGCCAAAAAAAGAGCACAACACAACAGGACGCTAACGGAGAAACTTTTTGTTTGTGTTAGAATAGCAACATTTGAGCAAAAAGCGCCTCAATGTCGTATACGCTTTTCCAACAAAAACAAGGGGTTGTCATATAATTAAAGTTTGACTATATTAGTCAGGTAAATTCAATCATGCCCCTCTCAACGATGCAGAGGTTCATTCGCATGTCAAGCAGGCCAACGCAGCGACCTGCTTCATTGCTTATCCATCGAAAGGACGATTCAACATGAAAGCAGTTCAAATCAGTGACGGGATCTACTGTTTACCCGTTAACCTTGAAAGCTATCAATTGTTTGAAGGCATGTGGCCGATGCCCAACGGCATCTCCATTAACAGTTATGTGGTCCAGGGCGAAAAAACCGCGCTGATCGACCTCATCGAAGATATCAACGACAAGCCGGCCGATTTTCAGTCCGAGCTACAGTCCATTGATCTGACACCGAAGAGTTTCGACTATCTGATCATCAACCACATGGAGCCGGATCACACCAGCTGGATTCCGACCCTGATCAAAGAAAACCCCGATGTCGAAATCTATCTGACCAAAAAAGCCGCGGCAGTCCTCAACTCGTTCTTTGCCATCACCGAGCACACACATATTATCAAGGATGGTGACACACTCGATCTCGGCGGCGGCAAGGTGCTGCAGTTTTTCGAAACCCCCAACATCCACTGGCCGGAAACCATGATGACCTTTGAGCAGAGCAGCGGCACGCTGTTTTCCTGCGATGCGTTCGGCGCCTACGGTACGGTGGAAGACATTTTCTTTGACGATCAACTCACCAACGAGCAGCACGACTTCTTCCACCAGGAAGCCCTGCGTTACTACGCCAACATCGTCGCCAGCTTCTCCACGTTCGTCACCAAAGGGATCACCCGCCTTGAAGATCTCGACATCAAGGTCATCGCCCCCTCGCACGGCATCATCTGGCGAGAAAATCCCAAAGCGATCATCGACTCTTACCTCCGTTTCGCCAGTTACATGACTGGTCCGGCCGAAGAAGAGATCACCTTGATCTGGGCCAGCATGTACGGCAACACCGCCAAACTGGTCGACAGCATCATCAAAGGCGTTGAAAGCGAAGGCGTGCCCCTGCACGTCCACCGCGTGCCCGATGAGCACGTCGGCATGATCCTCGCCTCCGCATGGAAATCCTCCGGTCTGATCCTCGGCATGCCGACCTACGAGTATGAGATGTTCCCGCCCATGTCGTGGGTGCTGGATATGTTCCGCCGAAAAAAGATTCAGAACAAAAAAGTCCTGCGCTTCGGTTCCGCTGGCTGGTCCGGCGGCGCACAACGCGAGCTGGATCGCATCACGGAAAAGAACAAATGGGAATTCATGGAGCCCATCGAATGGTTCGGCGCTGCCGGGCAGGAACAACATGATCTGGCCGTGCAACGCGCTGCTGAGCTGGCACGGATGATCAAAGAAGGTTAAACCCTTTTCTTTACACAGTCACAATCAAAACAGCCCGGCCAATCAGGTCGGGCTGTTCTGTTTACAAGAATGTCCTCTGCCCCACCAATCGTCGAACTTATCTAGAAGTGCCCCCTACAGTTTAATCATCAATGATATCCAGTTTCATGATTATCCTGAATGGAATGTGATATCCATAAGGATAATTAACTTGTTTTTTCTTGTCTCTACAGGTTTTTGTGCCAATTCTAATGTTTTTATTGTAACATTGTTAGCCGAAAACGCCGATTTTCGGCGATGCCGAAATGAGATATCAAGAAACGTACTAATAACTTCTTAGGAATAAGCATTAAAAGGACGCACGATGTTATTAAGGGCTATTTTTGTAATATTTCTTTTTCTAACCAGTAGTCCCTCTTATGCATGGCAGTCAGGGAAAACAAAATATTTTCCGCTTGAATGCGATTCATTGATCAATAAAAATGCAGACAAACTTTCAATTAAAATTACTGCTGAATCAGGTTCTTATGGAACTCCGTATTTAGTTGGAACAAAAGATAATAGAGAAATATGGTCCTCACGCTTCCCAGCCGAAAAGGTCAATCTTGCAAAGTTTGACTATTCCTGTGAAGCCGACACAATTACATTATTGTCAGCTGATCCCGGTCCGAACAAAAGCACTGCTCAATTATTCCGCTGGCAAGGTAAATATGTTGAAAATATCATAAAGTTCAAAAAAGGGGTCAATACCACAGAAATATATAAAAGCATATCCGAGAACCAAGAAGATCGGTTTGTTTTCTGGGCAAAAGGCGAACAAAAAATACACATAACTTTAAGCTGCTTCATTTCACCCTACACATTGTTGTTATTTAAACCCGGATCAAAAAATGAATTTGTCAACCTTGGAGTCGCCAAGGACAAAATAGAACTTAGCTATAATTTAAGAGCAACAGGTGAATATAAAATAATTGTAAAAGATTTTGTTAAAAAAACTAATTATCGAATGAGAATTGAAATTAACTGAAATGCCTAACAAGCTAATCAACCGATCGGAATGGGCGAGCTGCTTTTCCGAAAAGCAAAATCTAATCGCGGTGTGAGCCTGAACGTAGCATCGCCGCCGGTTATCATGAACCGTTAGATTTCAAGGAATAAAATGGGACGTCCACAGAAAATACCTGCCTCCCAACTTAAACGTGTTCATCGCCTTGAACTGATGCTGGAAGAGGCCGCCAACAACGGTGAGCTAGAGAAAGCCAAGCTAGCACTTGACGAATTGAAGGTCATTCTCAGTAAATTTGACCACCGAGCGAGGATTTTACAAGGCTATTTGAAATTATACGAAGCGTCACTGGAAGCTTGGGAGTTGGGCATCGCCCAAAAGGGTTTTGAGTACGTCAGAAAAAATACATCAAAAAAAACTCGAACATATTTAGAAGCAACAGCATTATTGGCAATTGCCCACCTTCGGGAGCAAAATTTACAAAAAGCTGAACCTTTCATAGTCGAGGTCCTTAAAAACGATTCGGTAATTAAATCCAAAGAAACCAGAATACACTTCAGAAAAGAAATCATTGAACGTTTTGACCAAGAAGGCATCCTTGCTGCCCTTGCCAAGATCTTGCCAGAATCCTACGACAATGACCAAATCCATAAAGAGGCCCTAGCCCTACTTATGGAAGGAAAAAACGAAGAAGACCTGCAGGAAATCATTGGTGCTAGGGCACCACAGTCAGTAAAAGACTTTCTTTTCAAAATTGACCAATTTGGCAAAAATATTCTTCCGCACCATGAGCGCCTTTTACTCCCCAGCCCCAAAGACATTATTAACAACAGGCAAGCTGGCGGTGTAATTTTTGCCGGCATAAAAAGAAGAGCCTACAAATATATCTGCGACGAAAAATCAGAAGTTTATCAGGCTTGGGTGCATGGTGGAATTGATGCTGTACTGAGCAAAGGCTACGTTGCAAGTGCCGTCGTTGGTGCACTTACAGACGTAAAAATAGGCATGAGCAGTATAGCTGTTGGCATCTCTGCGCTATTGATGAAGCACGGCATTACCAATTTTTGCGAGAGAAATCGTCCAACCCCCATCATGGGACTAAGAAAGAAATCTAACCAATAAATCAACCGGACGGAAAAGGAAAAGGGGGCGAAAAGGAAAAGGGTAGAGTAGAGAACTGGTTCCTTCCACCACAGGTACAGCTTATCCGTTTCCGGCCCTTTCCTCTGCCGGTGCCTAAATAGCCAAACCACAGCTTCAATCGCCAGCCCTCCCTCATCAAACCGTGCGTGCGGTTTTCCCGCACACGGCTTTCCGATGTTCTTCACCGCGAGGCGTGCGCTTTCTTCCAGCCGGATGATGTGGGCACTTTGTATAAACCATAAGTCTCATACAGCCGCCGATTGCCAAATCTGGCATATCCCGCCTTACGGTTTCGGACCTTATGCCGTTTACTCAACAAAAAAGGGGTCAAAAAAAGGGGTCAAGTCTACGTTTGACGCACCTTTATGACAAGCGGGCCTTAAACATGACAAAATAGCCACTCATCAAAATCCCCAACCTCGTCACTCTCTGTTTCCCGATAAACCAACGGAACCGAAGATCACCTGACCATAGCCTCATAATAAACATTCACACGGTTCCGTCCATCAGCCTTGGCATAGTACATGGCAATATCCGCCGACTTGATCAGATCGTGTTCATCGTCGGCATGGGTTGGATAAACAGCCATACCGATACTTGAAGAAACATCAAGAACCTTGCCATCCACCACAAAGGGCTGACTCAATTCTTCCCTTATTTTTTCACCGATTTTCACGCCGTCTTCGATGGTTGCCAGAGTCGGCAGAAGAATAACAAATTCATCACCGCCGATTCGGGCAACGGAGTCTGTTTTACGGCGTAAACAGCAGCGGATACGCTCGGCAACGGCCTTAAGGAGCACATCGCCAACATGATGCCCGTATTGGTCGTTGACGGGTTTGAATTTGTCCAGATCGAGGAACAGTAGCCCAACGAGTCTTTTTTCGCGGTCTGCTTTGATCAGGGCTTGCTTTAAACGGTCAAAAAACAGGCTTCGATTCGGTAATCCGGTCAGAACATCGTAATAGGCCATTTTTTCGACCTCTTCTTCCATGATTTTCCGATCGGTAATATCGTAAAACCAGCCCAGGATGGCAGACTGATCTTCGTAGTCAACGGAGATATAAGAAGCGAGCACCCACTTGACCCACCCCTGCTCATCAGGCGCGCGCAACTCAATTAATTCATTGAGAATCTGTTCGCCATGACAAAGTTTGTGCATCATATCCGCATAAACGTCCTCATCGGGATAATACGCTGTCGTCACAACACCAAGAACCTGATCCGGAGTCGATTCGATCAGGCTGATATAACTGCTGTTGGCAAAAAGAACCTGGTTGGTTTTGACATCGGCTATGCGGGCTGCGATAGGGCTACTTTCGAGCATCTGGCGAAACCTCTGTTCGCTTTCAATCGCGTTATGCCTGAGGTAAAAATTCTCTTCAAACTGTAAGCGTAACTGTTTTGCACTTGGCAACAAAAACACCAGGAACAATGTCATCATTGTTGCCATGCCGACGGAGAACTTATCGCCAATGGAGAACAGATAGAGGATATGAGGACACAGAACGGAAAGCAGGTAACTATTGACGCAAACCCGATCAACAGCCATCGTAATGGCGGCCCCGGCACTTAAGCCGCCAACCGCAAAGGAAATATAAATTTTGTGGCTGAGACTCTCCTGTGGTGTCAAAACCACACCACCAACGCCCCACAGAATTCCGGTAATAATTGCGCCAAGGCGAAACCAGAACAGCCAGTCAGGGCTCTTCATGGAACCAAGGCGGTATTTCTTCCAGTAAATGTAGGATACCGCCCGACTGAATAACGCCAAGCCAAGCAAACCTGACCATACAAACAGGCGTTCGTGGTCAATAACAGAGGTGAAGGCAAAAATGATGATAACAAGAAGTACTGCACTGATAATGATGGAAACCGGCAGGTTGGAATAAAGAAGTCTCACCTGCACTGCCTGCAAGGTATCAGAAGTTCGTTCGTGATGAGATTGTTGTGTCAAACCCGAAAAGGGACCGACTGAGGATGGCATACGATCCACCTTTCCAGAGGAGATAAACGGCTCACCTGCTGGTTAAATCACCGACTTTTAACAGATTCATCAGAAGACCAAAGGGATTCTGACGTTACGCACTTCTGAACATGGAATAAATCTTTTCCAGGCAGTTCTACAGTCGAAAGCCAATTAAGATAGACAAATCTAACATTAGCCCTAAATTAGCATAAGCAGATATAAATTCAATACTTTTCCTTCTTGCTCATTGTTCAGCACGTGTAAAGACTGCACCGAAGATAAAACAGAAAAAGTTCAGGCAACAGAACAGGGCGTTTCGATTTAAATGGGGGGGGGTAAGAAACAAGATTCAAACGCGCGACGTCAACTTGGCAAAATTCAGATCGATCTCAAAATCGCAGAGCTCCGACTCAGTAAACGTCTGCCAGGATCGATTATCAATAGTTGCACTGCTGGAGGTTCAGGAATCTGAGGACAGCGGAAAGTTCGGCGTGCCGAATCTTTGATAAATCCTCAAACGGGATGCCTTTCGTCGGAAGCATCCCCCTTCTTTGGTGTAGAGCCAAAGGAGTGCGTACACTTGGATTTTAAAGAAAAAAAGCCTGATCCAAAGATCAGGCTTTTATAGTAAATGGAGCGGGAAACGAGATTCGAACTCGCGACGTCAACCTTGGCAAAATTGACATCGTCACTTCAATAAAAAGAAAAACACTTATAAATACTATTGTTTTCATAGTGTTACACTGAGAAATCGAAGTGACAGTTCCATTTTACACCACCTGAAATACCCCTTAAAACACCTTCCTCACCGACTCATTTGTCACAATTTTCAAAATGTAAAAGTCAATTTTTGACCTACAAAAAATTCTATACCAGCCTATTTTGAATCCAATACCACTCTCCATATGTAACGTTTTTGGGCATGAGATAATGGCTAGCACATCATGTGAGCATAAAGTTCGGCACGCCGAACAATGTGGAGCCTGTCAGCTATTGCAGCGTGGCAAGAGCACCACCCTGCATACACTGGTCTATTTCCTGTTGAGAAATAAAGGCCATATTGGTTTTGAGGTTGTTGCAAAACTCGGGATAGGTCGAAGCATCAGCCAAATAAATCTGATAGCATCCAGGAGTGAGTGGGTTCTGATCATCGCCCAACGTAGAGTTATTCCGCGCGCAGGCACCGCACATCAGCATAAAATGTACAAGATGCCAGTAGCTGGTCTTTTTGTTTTCATGGAGGAATTCCATGGAACGGTTGAGCAGTGTGGGAATAGAATCTACGTCATCCATCACACAAAGCCGTTCAAGGATGGCTTCCACATCACGATCATAAAAACGCGACACCCAGCCCAGTTCAGCAATAAGCTTCTCGGCCATAGGTTCACCTCTTCTTGTTGTAGCGTTCTACGAGCTCATCGTGGATGATAACGACAACTGCGAAAATGATATAACATCCGGCTAAAGCTATAGCATATTCCATAATCCACCTCCTCGCCTTTCCTAGCAGAATACTTCGATAGCCTCAAATTGTCGAGCCTGCCCTGCTGCGGATCTTTTCAAACACCTCTGTGTAAACAAGCACCATCTTTCCACATCAGACTGCGATAAAAAAACGCAGAGCCACATATTTTACCCACGAACTCCTCGGCTCAAAAAATTTTCGGAAAAAATCATAAAAATGGACCGCCCCGATGCACATACCCAGCAGTAAAAGCGATCTAGCTGTGTCTAAGGAGGGCCGTATGCAAGTGCAAACAGTACCATTGAACAAGATCTATCCCCACAAAACCTACCAAGACTTACAGTACGTATTGGCAAACACCTCTTACCAATTGATAGACCCGGGAATTTTAACCACGACTGCAGTCGAAGCGCTCTTGATGACTGCTCCTATTATCGTTTTACGCAAACGAGATAACTATCACTACATAGCTGGGCATCGCACTTATGTCCTTAGCAGCATCTTTTTTGAACCGGCTCAGGAAGTGCCAGTCACCATCTTAAAAGGTCTGTCTCCTCGTCTAATCAACAAATACATCTACATCGACATTTTTTTGCAACGCCTCGTCATCGGCATCCCAACGAAGGCAGACATAGGCTGTCTTTATCGATCAGTACGATCCGCGGCACCGCAAACACTCTACGACCTGATTTGCCCTGTAAGCCAAAAGCATCTCGCTCGTGCGTTAGGTTGCAGCAAAAACACGATTTTCCTACCTCCCAAAAGGACAAAGTAATGAAAATAGCTCAACTCGTTGAACGGCTTGAAATTGTCACAAATGAGGGACGAGACCTAGAAACGGCTCACAAAATTACAGTCGAAGAAATCGATGATTTTCTGATTTTTATCGATATGCCGACAGACTGTATAGGATTATCCACTGTACGTGAGGTTCTTCCGCGGCTAGTTCGCCTCATCGAGATCATCGGCAGATATTATGAGATGTCCCCTGCCACACCTTACTGGAAAATAATTGCTGAAAAGCTGAAAACCCTACCGATGTCGCCGACAAGAAACCATTGGAGACATCGGCCTGAACTTTGGGGCATGTACGAGGATTACCCAATTTACACAGCTTTGTGGGCAATACCAAAGAAAGGAGAAATATCTGAGATTTTTACTGGGCTGCTAGCGCACGCCTGCCTTGCTCGACGAAT
This region of uncultured Desulfuromonas sp. genomic DNA includes:
- a CDS encoding gamma-glutamylcyclotransferase family protein, producing MALVFQYGSNLSTARLNGPDRLDGGAQVVGVARTVACYQLDFTVWSHHNNCAAADLVADEAGRAIYGVLYRIADHLVFGHHSHMTLDRIENEGQSYRREQIAVLTRGSDEPISVWTYRVIDPQEHLQTELDYVRHLLIGMQEHDFPDDYQDYVVSRILRNQPSLKKMLAGAVIA
- a CDS encoding FprA family A-type flavoprotein, translated to MKAVQISDGIYCLPVNLESYQLFEGMWPMPNGISINSYVVQGEKTALIDLIEDINDKPADFQSELQSIDLTPKSFDYLIINHMEPDHTSWIPTLIKENPDVEIYLTKKAAAVLNSFFAITEHTHIIKDGDTLDLGGGKVLQFFETPNIHWPETMMTFEQSSGTLFSCDAFGAYGTVEDIFFDDQLTNEQHDFFHQEALRYYANIVASFSTFVTKGITRLEDLDIKVIAPSHGIIWRENPKAIIDSYLRFASYMTGPAEEEITLIWASMYGNTAKLVDSIIKGVESEGVPLHVHRVPDEHVGMILASAWKSSGLILGMPTYEYEMFPPMSWVLDMFRRKKIQNKKVLRFGSAGWSGGAQRELDRITEKNKWEFMEPIEWFGAAGQEQHDLAVQRAAELARMIKEG
- a CDS encoding sensor domain-containing diguanylate cyclase, whose protein sequence is MRLLYSNLPVSIIISAVLLVIIIFAFTSVIDHERLFVWSGLLGLALFSRAVSYIYWKKYRLGSMKSPDWLFWFRLGAIITGILWGVGGVVLTPQESLSHKIYISFAVGGLSAGAAITMAVDRVCVNSYLLSVLCPHILYLFSIGDKFSVGMATMMTLFLVFLLPSAKQLRLQFEENFYLRHNAIESEQRFRQMLESSPIAARIADVKTNQVLFANSSYISLIESTPDQVLGVVTTAYYPDEDVYADMMHKLCHGEQILNELIELRAPDEQGWVKWVLASYISVDYEDQSAILGWFYDITDRKIMEEEVEKMAYYDVLTGLPNRSLFFDRLKQALIKADREKRLVGLLFLDLDKFKPVNDQYGHHVGDVLLKAVAERIRCCLRRKTDSVARIGGDEFVILLPTLATIEDGVKIGEKIREELSQPFVVDGKVLDVSSSIGMAVYPTHADDEHDLIKSADIAMYYAKADGRNRVNVYYEAMVR